One genomic region from Thermoleptolyngbya sichuanensis A183 encodes:
- a CDS encoding PilW family protein → MAKTGMGDRLAAGIRELLKRRRSSPGASTAGFTISELLVVAIISSIIVSGLMYLVVELLTADQREASRSETQREMQQALDYISAELREATFVYRGRCLGTGIAANPAAVPPEPGCPGLQNALNGVLPANSTPVIGFWKQDPLPNALRERCRTTQVVAGNYPVPCVTGSSYSLIVYALTTSNTGIWRGRARIVRYVLPEFTGSGANWSKTGGYTAPASGAFASWQPATGEALGGNWAVLVDFVDDGQAANALGVPAPNCPTGYNISPETAATTYRGGLYACVTNETLTSQFRDVSLFIRGNAFGRPGINSDREFTTTLQTRVLGRAVLERNPSGAGP, encoded by the coding sequence ATGGCTAAAACGGGGATGGGGGATCGTCTGGCAGCAGGGATTAGGGAGTTGTTGAAGCGGCGGCGAAGTTCTCCAGGGGCTTCGACAGCAGGTTTCACGATCTCAGAACTGCTCGTTGTCGCGATTATCAGCAGCATTATCGTTTCGGGGCTGATGTATCTGGTGGTAGAGTTGCTGACCGCTGATCAGCGCGAGGCATCTCGCTCGGAAACCCAGCGAGAAATGCAGCAAGCCCTGGATTACATTTCTGCGGAACTGCGCGAGGCGACGTTTGTCTATCGAGGACGCTGTTTGGGCACGGGTATCGCGGCCAATCCGGCTGCTGTGCCTCCGGAGCCGGGCTGCCCTGGATTGCAAAATGCGCTGAATGGCGTACTGCCTGCCAATAGCACACCCGTTATCGGCTTTTGGAAGCAAGATCCCCTGCCCAACGCGCTGCGGGAGCGCTGCCGAACCACCCAGGTTGTGGCAGGCAATTATCCAGTGCCCTGCGTTACGGGTAGTTCCTACTCTCTGATTGTGTATGCACTGACGACGAGCAACACAGGAATTTGGCGGGGGCGGGCGCGAATTGTGCGGTATGTGCTGCCGGAGTTTACAGGTTCGGGTGCGAACTGGAGTAAAACAGGGGGCTATACGGCTCCAGCCAGTGGCGCGTTTGCTTCGTGGCAGCCTGCTACTGGAGAAGCACTTGGGGGCAATTGGGCCGTTCTGGTGGATTTTGTGGATGACGGGCAAGCGGCGAATGCGCTGGGTGTGCCTGCGCCGAACTGTCCAACTGGATACAACATTTCTCCAGAAACGGCGGCTACAACCTACCGGGGCGGGCTGTATGCCTGTGTGACGAATGAAACGTTGACTAGCCAATTCCGAGACGTTTCGCTGTTTATTCGGGGGAATGCCTTCGGGCGACCAGGCATTAATTCAGACCGCGAGTTTACAACGACATTGCAAACGCGCGTGTTGGGTCGTGCTGTGCTGGAGCGGAATCCGTCTGGTGCGGGGCCCTAG
- a CDS encoding pilus assembly FimT family protein, with the protein MNWFLQRSFGRSPSAQVGLDKPDKSDNQAAAGFTLTEVIVVVVLISVLAAIAAPSWVALLNRQRLGNATNDVLQALRQAQDEAIRTRYPQQVTLNTGANPTINVLSEVRRIGQGSVGMTVTSTAATTITFGITGGPIAGPQDITPATNLPIVITLSVPATGGVRRCVVIETLLGAMRTANQGENVCS; encoded by the coding sequence ATGAATTGGTTTTTGCAGCGGTCTTTTGGGCGATCGCCCTCAGCCCAAGTTGGATTAGATAAACCCGATAAATCTGATAATCAAGCAGCAGCAGGGTTTACTCTGACCGAAGTCATCGTGGTGGTGGTGCTGATATCTGTTTTGGCGGCGATCGCAGCTCCGAGTTGGGTGGCCCTGCTGAATCGTCAGCGATTGGGCAACGCCACTAATGACGTGCTGCAAGCTCTCCGTCAGGCGCAGGACGAAGCCATTCGGACGCGCTATCCTCAGCAGGTGACCCTGAATACAGGGGCAAACCCGACCATTAATGTGTTGAGCGAAGTCCGGAGGATTGGCCAGGGTAGCGTGGGGATGACGGTTACCTCTACTGCTGCAACTACCATTACGTTTGGGATTACGGGTGGTCCCATTGCTGGCCCTCAGGACATTACGCCTGCCACCAACTTGCCGATTGTGATTACGCTGTCGGTGCCCGCGACCGGAGGGGTACGGCGTTGTGTGGTGATTGAGACGCTATTGGGCGCAATGCGGACGGCCAATCAGGGCGAAAATGTCTGCTCTTAA
- a CDS encoding HAS-barrel domain-containing protein, with amino-acid sequence MRLPLPDAAHQTRSPDYLAEVIETATTEFLAQCLEPDDLNFAVMPPFGSWVKSSDEESGNQIYAVVYHATTSPIDSVHRARALGLSLADLREQQPQIFAMLKTEFRAAIVGFRPRASGRNGKTRLSETVYQHLPPRPPQIHQAVYACTPAEIIHFSEQFDFLRTLLQVSNAPVEALIAAAIRDIYQLRKGDRPWLVQAGRSLSQILKDDYDRLRIILSQIYLQPAE; translated from the coding sequence ATGCGCCTGCCGCTGCCGGATGCTGCTCACCAAACGCGATCGCCCGATTACCTGGCCGAAGTCATCGAAACTGCTACCACGGAGTTTCTGGCCCAATGCCTGGAGCCGGATGATTTGAACTTTGCCGTGATGCCGCCCTTCGGCAGTTGGGTCAAGTCCAGCGACGAAGAATCGGGCAACCAAATCTATGCGGTGGTCTATCACGCCACCACCAGTCCCATCGATTCTGTCCACCGAGCGCGGGCGCTAGGCCTGTCGCTCGCCGACCTGCGAGAGCAGCAGCCGCAAATCTTTGCCATGCTGAAAACGGAGTTTCGGGCGGCGATCGTTGGCTTTCGTCCCCGCGCTTCCGGTCGCAATGGCAAGACCCGCCTCAGCGAGACGGTCTATCAGCACTTGCCGCCACGCCCGCCCCAGATTCACCAAGCGGTCTATGCCTGCACGCCAGCAGAAATCATCCACTTCAGCGAACAGTTCGACTTTTTGCGGACGCTGCTGCAAGTGAGCAATGCCCCCGTCGAAGCGCTGATCGCCGCCGCCATCCGCGATATTTACCAACTGCGAAAGGGCGATCGCCCCTGGCTGGTGCAAGCCGGCCGCAGCCTCAGCCAAATCTTAAAAGACGACTACGATCGCCTGCGGATTATCCTCAGCCAGATCTATCTGCAACCCGCAGAGTAA
- a CDS encoding NAD(P)H dehydrogenase subunit NdhS, whose translation MILPGSAVRVTNVDDTYYGFQGLVQRISDGKAAVLFEGGNWDKLITFRLSELELVDATAGRKKGK comes from the coding sequence CTGATTTTGCCAGGTTCTGCGGTTCGCGTAACAAATGTGGATGACACTTACTATGGCTTTCAAGGCTTGGTGCAGCGCATCAGCGACGGCAAAGCAGCAGTGCTGTTTGAAGGCGGAAACTGGGACAAGCTCATCACCTTCCGCCTGTCGGAACTGGAGCTCGTAGACGCAACAGCAGGCCGCAAAAAAGGGAAATAG
- the thyX gene encoding FAD-dependent thymidylate synthase, producing MDKYFRIELLEQTPNPQRLIWRSAHQCVCEGPAIDDPAPDEEKAGEYAVKHLLAGDRGHWSPFEAPQISLNVIGFNHRTMQQITRHRVGVHFSVQSLRYTSVRFCEFAQNPTVEDLESLVYFRPVGEYRDRQGKRYTYTEGDRQADMALATQMLQHYARKIDAGYSEEHAAGLLPMDTRQHWVMSFNVRSLCHLLDLRSKADAQLEIRQLCELVWPHFEAWVPAIAHWYKTNRWGKAKLSP from the coding sequence ATGGATAAATATTTTCGGATCGAGCTGCTGGAGCAAACCCCCAACCCCCAGCGCCTCATCTGGCGGTCGGCTCACCAATGCGTTTGCGAGGGCCCGGCCATCGATGACCCCGCGCCCGACGAAGAAAAAGCTGGGGAATATGCCGTGAAGCACCTGCTGGCGGGCGATCGCGGCCACTGGAGTCCGTTTGAAGCGCCGCAGATTTCGCTGAACGTCATCGGGTTTAATCATCGCACAATGCAGCAAATTACCCGCCACCGCGTCGGCGTGCATTTTTCGGTACAAAGCCTCCGCTATACCAGCGTCCGGTTTTGCGAGTTTGCCCAAAATCCTACCGTAGAAGACCTGGAATCGCTCGTGTATTTTCGTCCGGTTGGTGAGTATCGCGATCGCCAGGGCAAGCGCTACACCTACACCGAGGGCGATCGCCAGGCCGACATGGCTCTGGCCACCCAAATGCTCCAGCACTACGCCCGCAAGATAGATGCAGGCTATTCCGAAGAACATGCTGCGGGGCTACTGCCGATGGACACGCGCCAGCACTGGGTCATGAGCTTCAACGTGCGATCGCTCTGTCATCTGCTCGACCTGCGCTCCAAAGCCGATGCCCAACTCGAAATTCGCCAGCTCTGCGAACTGGTCTGGCCCCATTTTGAAGCCTGGGTTCCGGCGATTGCCCACTGGTACAAAACCAACCGCTGGGGCAAAGCCAAGCTCTCACCCTGA
- a CDS encoding tetratricopeptide repeat protein, translating into MAQLRPTQRSIQAPQQIPQRVAQAEAGVAELNRGLQLIQAGQVEGAIAAFRQAVQVNPQLAPAHYNLGLALRQTGQLQASAESFYRAAQADPGFALAFANLGAALLEGNNLDIANQYLQRAVQLDPNLGLAYYNLGLVQRRRGNAAAAIASFQRAAQLTPTAPEPSYYLGLTYQDQRQLALAAQAFQRAIAINPRYAEAYYSLGSVLMQQGDLGSALNAFRRSTDANATYANAYYGAGLVFLQQQNYAEAQRVLQHARDLYSSQGNAQWANSAAQLLQQVTR; encoded by the coding sequence GTGGCACAACTGCGCCCTACGCAGCGCTCCATTCAAGCTCCGCAGCAAATCCCGCAGCGCGTCGCGCAAGCCGAAGCAGGGGTCGCGGAGCTAAACCGGGGACTGCAACTGATTCAGGCGGGGCAGGTGGAAGGGGCGATCGCCGCCTTTCGGCAGGCCGTGCAGGTCAATCCGCAACTGGCTCCCGCGCACTATAACCTGGGCCTGGCGCTGCGACAAACGGGACAGCTTCAAGCGTCGGCGGAGTCGTTTTATCGCGCTGCCCAGGCCGATCCTGGCTTTGCGCTGGCCTTTGCAAACCTGGGTGCAGCGCTGCTGGAGGGCAACAATCTCGATATTGCCAATCAGTATCTCCAGCGGGCGGTGCAGCTTGATCCAAATCTGGGGCTGGCGTATTACAACCTGGGACTGGTGCAGCGGCGACGGGGCAATGCAGCAGCGGCGATCGCCAGCTTTCAGCGGGCCGCCCAGCTTACGCCCACTGCGCCAGAACCGTCCTACTACCTGGGGCTGACGTATCAAGATCAGCGGCAGTTGGCGCTGGCAGCCCAGGCCTTTCAGCGGGCGATCGCCATCAACCCCCGCTACGCCGAAGCTTATTACAGCCTGGGTTCCGTCCTCATGCAGCAGGGCGACCTCGGCAGCGCCCTCAATGCCTTCCGACGCTCGACCGATGCCAATGCGACCTACGCCAATGCCTACTATGGCGCAGGCCTGGTGTTTCTTCAGCAGCAAAACTACGCCGAAGCCCAGCGCGTCTTGCAGCACGCCCGCGATCTCTACAGTTCTCAGGGCAACGCTCAGTGGGCCAACAGCGCAGCCCAGCTACTTCAGCAGGTGACGCGTTAG
- a CDS encoding photosystem II protein Y: MDWRVLIVLLPVILAGSWAVYNIGQAALRQVKAFMASK, encoded by the coding sequence ATGGACTGGCGTGTTCTGATTGTGTTGTTGCCCGTGATTCTTGCTGGTAGCTGGGCGGTTTACAACATTGGCCAAGCTGCCCTCCGCCAAGTCAAAGCGTTCATGGCCAGCAAGTAA
- a CDS encoding ABC transporter substrate-binding protein, producing the protein MTLFGLVLTWVISCSPGAPPTARSPEVEFWTMQLQPQFTDYFNELIARFEQENPGVKVKWVDVPWGDMQSKILTAVSAGTAPDVVNLNPDFAAQLAGRNAWMALDDQVPAEARQQYLPKIWQANTLDGKTFGLPWYLTTSIAIYNRDLLNQAGVQQPPANFAELAQVARQVRERTGKYATFVTFVPTDSAEVLQSLIQMGVSLIDDSGKAAFNTPEGRAAFQYWVDLYKEGLLPQEVLTQGHRRAIELYQAGEIAILNSGPQFLKTVETNAPAIAQVSAVAPQITGDTGKTNVAVMNLVVPRSTDVPEAAVKFALFVTNPENQLAFAKAANVLPSTTTSLTDPYFSTAAETPASTLDTARAVSARQMQSAEVLLPRMEDIKELQKIIYDQLQAAMLGEKSVDQAVSDAAATWDARS; encoded by the coding sequence ATGACCCTGTTTGGACTGGTTTTGACCTGGGTCATTAGCTGTAGCCCCGGCGCACCGCCAACCGCGCGATCGCCCGAAGTCGAGTTTTGGACCATGCAGCTCCAGCCGCAGTTCACCGACTACTTCAATGAATTGATTGCCCGGTTTGAGCAAGAAAACCCCGGCGTTAAGGTCAAGTGGGTAGACGTGCCCTGGGGCGACATGCAGAGCAAAATTCTAACGGCCGTTTCCGCAGGCACTGCACCCGACGTGGTTAACCTCAACCCCGACTTTGCAGCCCAGCTAGCCGGACGCAACGCCTGGATGGCGCTCGATGACCAGGTGCCCGCCGAAGCCCGTCAGCAATATCTGCCCAAGATTTGGCAGGCGAACACGCTCGATGGCAAAACCTTTGGGCTGCCCTGGTATCTCACCACCAGCATCGCCATTTACAACCGGGATTTGCTCAATCAGGCCGGCGTGCAGCAGCCTCCGGCAAACTTTGCAGAACTGGCCCAGGTGGCTCGCCAAGTCAGAGAGCGCACAGGCAAGTACGCCACTTTTGTTACCTTTGTACCGACTGATTCAGCAGAAGTTCTGCAATCGCTGATTCAGATGGGCGTGTCGCTGATAGACGACAGCGGCAAGGCGGCGTTCAATACGCCCGAAGGACGCGCCGCCTTCCAGTATTGGGTGGACTTATATAAGGAAGGTCTGCTGCCCCAAGAAGTGCTAACCCAGGGACACCGCCGCGCCATTGAGCTATATCAGGCTGGGGAAATCGCCATCTTAAACTCCGGCCCGCAGTTTTTGAAGACTGTGGAAACCAATGCACCGGCGATCGCCCAAGTCTCCGCTGTTGCGCCCCAAATCACCGGAGACACAGGCAAAACCAACGTCGCTGTGATGAACCTCGTCGTTCCCCGCAGCACCGATGTCCCCGAAGCTGCCGTCAAGTTTGCCCTATTTGTCACCAATCCCGAAAACCAGCTTGCCTTTGCCAAAGCTGCGAACGTGCTGCCCTCTACGACGACCTCGCTGACCGATCCCTACTTCAGCACTGCCGCTGAAACGCCCGCCTCTACGCTCGACACCGCCCGCGCCGTCAGTGCCCGCCAGATGCAGTCTGCCGAAGTGCTGCTGCCCCGCATGGAGGATATCAAGGAACTGCAAAAGATTATCTACGACCAGCTTCAAGCCGCCATGCTGGGCGAAAAATCGGTCGATCAGGCCGTCAGCGATGCGGCCGCGACCTGGGATGCACGGTCATAA